DNA from Bradyrhizobium japonicum USDA 6:
GCAGCATCGCCATGGCGGTCGATGCGATCAAGAGCGGCGCGACCGACTTCATCGAGAAACCGTTCCGCACCCACGACGTCGTCGGCCGGATCGATGCCGCCATCGACGAGTTCGCGCAGCCCGGTTCGAACCGGCAACGCTGGCTGCCCGGCTGCGAGCCCCTGACCGGGCGCGAAGGCGATGTGCTCGAGCACCTTGCTGCCGGCCTGACCAACAAGGAGATCGCCCGGCGCATGCATCTGAGCGCGCGCACGGTCGAAGGCTACCGCGCCGGCATCCTGAAGAAGGCCGGCGCCCGCAACGTGACCGATCTGCTCCGCCGCATCTTCGGCCAGGGGGCGCCCATTCAGGCCTAAGGATCTGAATTTAACGGCTTCGCCACGGGACGACGACACGTTCCGTGGCCTTGGTGCCGCCGCGGCCGCGCCCCGCGGAAACCCCAATCGAACCAGTTCCTTCGCTGCCGCGTCCAACCATGTTGGCGAGGCATTTGATCGCACGCGTCCGGCTGGCGGCGCGGCGATACGGCAGGAGGGACTTTATGCGCATCACCGCAAGATGTTTGGCAACGACGAGTCTGGTTCTGGTGACCATGGCGGCCACGTCGCCATCATGGGCCGCCGATGTGGACGCCACATCGGCCATCGACACCGTCACGGTCTACCCCGACGGCGCCACCGTCACCCGTGTCATCGCGCTGGACCTCGCCTCCGGCGACAGCACGCTGGTCGCCAAGGACTTTCCGCTCTCGCTCGATCCGTCCTCCCTGCGGGTCGAGGGCGAGGCGGGCGCAAAACTCGCCATCGGTACCATCGACGCCCGGCCGCCGCGCGCGGCACAACCCGCGAATCTGCCCGAGCTTGATAAGCGCATCGAGGCACTCAAGGATCAGCGGGCCGATCTGCAAGGCGATATCGACGCGGCCAACGCGCGGCGCAAATTCGCGCAGCACTTTGCGGAGGCTTCTCCCGCCGGCCTTGGCGAGAAGGGCGAGGCTCGGCCGATCACTGAATGGCGCGCGGCCTTTACCGCGGTCGCCGAGGAGATCGCGACCGCCGACACCGCGATCCGCGACGCCACGCGAAAGCAGCGCGAGATCGATCGGCAGCTCGCGCAACTTGAAGCGGAGCGTTCGGCCAAGCCGCCGAGCAAGCTCGAGGTTCGCATCGATGTCGCCGCCGCCGCCGCGACGAAGGCGACGTTGCGGGTGACTTATGCTGTCCGCAATGCGCGCTGGCTGCCGGTGTATGACGCCCGGCTCGACACCGGTGCCAAGGACCGCAAGCCGCAGCTCGAGCTGGTTCGCCGCGCCGAGGTGACACAGTCGACCGGCGAAGACTGGTCGAATGTCAGCCTCGGTGTTTCCACTGTTCGCGTCAGCCGCGGCGGCAGCGCGCCGGAACTGAATTCGCTGGTTGTGAGGTATCCGCAACTGCCGAAGCCGCTGGCATTGGGCACGGCGTCGGACATGGCGATGCCCGCGCAACCGATGACGCGGCAGGCGCAATCTCCGGCGATGGCGAAAGCGGCGGAGCCCGAGCTGCGCGAGCGCGCGGACGAGCAGCAGGCCAACGCCGAGATCGGCGATTTCCAGGCCGTGTATCAGATCAGCGGCCGCGTCAGTCTCGGCGCCAATGAGGGCGCCAAGAGCCTGCTCATCTCCTCCATGACGGTGACACCCGACCTCGCCATCCGCGCCGCGCCGGTCGCGGATCCCACCGCTTACCTCGAGGCGTCATTCAAGCTTGCCGAGGATACCAATCTGCTGCCCGGCAAAGTCGCGATCTTCCGCGACGGCACGTTCGTCGGTCGAAGCAAATTCTCGACCGCCGCGCGGAACGACGCGATCCGGCTCGGCTTCGGCGCCGACGACAAGATCAAGATCGAGCGCACCGTCATCAGGCAGAACGAAGGCACGGCCGGCGTGATCGCGTCCTCCAAGACCGACACGCGTTCGTTCCGCACCGTCGTTCGCAACGGGCACGACTTCCCGATCCGCATCGCGATTGAGGATCAGCTTCCGGTCAGCGAGAACGAGGATATTGGCGTCGAGATGCTGTCCTCGACCACGCCGCCCACGACCACCAATCTGCGCGACAAGCGCGGCGTGCTGGAATGGGCGTTCGACGCAAAACCCGGCGAGATCAAGGAGATCAAGTTCGCCTGGCGCATCCGCTGGCCCAAGGACAAGGGTATCGTCATGGCGCCGGCGGGGTAGAATTTGCTGGCCACGGAGGAAGTGCGCTCCCTCTCCCGCTTGCGGGGGAGGGAGCGCACTGTCACTGCGGCGCCGCCGCCCGCATCGATTGCGGCAGCACGTAGGGCACGCCATCGTCGGCCTGATGGACGGCGGCGTCGATCTCGAAGATGTCGCGGATGGTCTCGCGCGTGACGATCTTGCTGCGCGGGCCGTCGGCGGCGAGCCTGCCGCCGTTCAGGACGATGAGCCGGTCGGCGAAGCGGATCGCGAGGTTGAGGTCATGCAGGATCGCGATGACAGCCGTGCCGCCTGCGGCACGGCGGCGCGCGGCTTCGACGAGGTCGATCTGGTGACGCAGATCGAGGCTCGACGTCGGCTCGTCCAGCAGCAGGAGCCCCGGCCCATGCTCGGCCTCGCCGCAGGCAAGCTGCACCAGCACGCGGGCGAAATGGGTGCGCTGCTGCTCGCCGCCCGATAGCGTCGGCAATTGCCGTTCGCGAAAATGCGCGAGGCCGACCTCGTCGAGCGCGGCGTCGACGAGTGGCACGGCATCGCGCAGGCTGCGGTCGCCTGCGCCCATCAGCACGATCTCCTCCACCGTGAAGGGGAAGGTGACGTTGATGTGCTGGGACAGCATCGCACGGCGCGCGGCAAGCTCGCGCGGCGTATAGCTGCTGATGTCGCGCTGCTTCAGGTGCACCTCGCCCTCGCTCGGGCGGAGATCGCCGGAGAGCAGCCGCAGCAGCGTCGACTTGCCGGCGCCGTTCGGGCCGATGATGGCGACCATCTCGCCGGCTTCAACCGACAGACCGACCCCATCGAGCAGCGTCGCGCGGCCGGCGCGCTTGCTGAGACCTCGCGCCTCGATCACGGCGCTCATAGCGAGGCGAGCCCGCGCTGGCGCAGCAGGATGCCGAGGAAGACCGGCGCGCCGACGGCCGCGGTCAGGATGCCGATCGGCATCTCCGCGGGTGCCACGATGGTGCGCGCCAGCGTGTCGGCGCCGACCATCAGGATGGCGCCGAGCAGCACCGAGGCCGGCAGCAGCAGGCGATGCGCAGGTCCAATAACGAGACGGAGCAGATGCGGCACGACGATGCCGACGAAGCCGATGACGCCGCTGATCGACACCGCGACCCCGGTCATGGCGGAGACCATCACGATCGAGATCCGCTTGAGGCGCTCGACGTCGACGCCGCCGTGAAACGCGTCGGCCTCGCCGAGCACCAGCAGGTCGAGGCCGCGCGCAATATACGCGCAGGCGCCGAGCCCGATGACGAGGATCGGCGCGAGCACGGCCGCCTTGGTCCAGGTCGCGCCGCTCATCGAGCCCAGCAGCCAGAATGTAATGTCGCGAAGCTGGCGGTCGTCGGCGATGAACACCAGAAGCCCGATGCCGGCATTGGTGATGGCGGTGATGGCGACGCCGGCGAGCAGGAAGATCGCGATCGAGGTCCGCCCGGCGCGGCTGGAGATGCCGTAAAGGATCGCGGTGGTGACCAGCGATCCCGCGAAGGCCGCGAGCGGCAACAGCTCGGTCTGGAGGAAGCGCAATGTCTCGCCGAAGCGCGAGTCCGTGAACACGATCGCGCTTGCGGCCGCGAACGCGCCGCCGCTGGAGACGCCGACCAGCGCGGGATCGGCGAGCGGGTTGCGAAACAATCCTTGCATGATGGCGCCGGCTGCGGCGAGCAGGCCGCCGACCATCGCGGTCGCCGCGATCCGGGGAATCCGGATCGACCACAGCACGAGCTGGTCGCGCGTCGTCACGGCGTCGGCGGTGGTGTTGGCTGCAAGACCGAGCGCAGCAGGCAAGCGAGAGAGGGGAATGCCGGCTGCGCCCACGGTCAGCGCGACGATGGCGGTGGCGGCGAGGATCACCAAGAGCAGGGGAATGGCAATCGACGTAAATCGCCGTCCTGCGCCCGCGCGCCGCGGGCTCCGCGAGTCCGTCCCGATCGCCACGCTCATTGCCGGCAGTGCGCCGCCGACAGAGCCGACGTGAAGGCGCCGCCATCGGCCAATGCGGGATACAGCTTGACGGAGAGATCACGGGCCGCCGCGGCCGTGCGCGGGCCGAAGCCGAGCAGATAAAGCCCGTCCATCGTGATAAAACTCTTGTTGGCGGCGACCGGCGTCAGGGCGAAGCCGGGGTGGGCGTAGACCGCGTCGGCCTGCAGTGAATCCTTGCCGCGCTCGATCGACAGCACGACGTCGGGTTTTGCCGCGACGATCGCCTCGTCGCCGATGTTCTTGTAGCCGTCGTAATCCTCGACCGCGTTGGTGGCGCCTGCAAGCTGGATGATCTCGTCGGCGGCGGTCTTGTGACCGGCGACCATCGCCCGTCCGTTCAGGAGCGACATCACGAACATCACGCGGACCGGCTTCGTGACCTTGGCACGCAGTGCGCGCAGCTGTGCAAGATCGGCGCTGACCGCGGTCGCCAGGCATTCGGCGCGTGCATCGACGCCCATGGCATGGCCGACCAGCTTGATCTTCTCGATCAGGCCTTCCTCGGAGAAGGTCTCGGGCACCAGCACCAGCGGCACCTTTGCCGTCTCCAGCAGGTCCATGGTCTCGCGCGGGCCCGATCCCTGGATCGCCAGGATCAGGGTCGGGTTGAGGCCCAGCACGCCCTCGGCCGAGATCTGGCGCATGTAGCCGACATTGGGTTTGTCGTGCAGCGCCGCCGCCGGATACAGGCTCGTGGTGTCGACGCCGACCAGGCGGCTCTCCAGCCCGAGCGCATAGAGGATCTCGGTAATGGCGCCGCCGATCGAGACCGTGCGGGCGAAGTCGGCAACGGCGACATCGCGATTGCGCGCATCATGCACCGTGATACCGGCGGCGTGCGCGGTCGAGGCGAGCGCGATGGTGCCGGTGAGCAGGAGGTTTGCAAGGGTGCGACAAAATGTCATTGCAGGCTACTTCGTCAGGATCAGCTTGTTCTGCGAGGTCAGGCGAAGGCGATAGGCGTCCTCGCCATGCGCGATGATGATCTCGCGCTCCGCCGCAAACAGCTCGCGGCTGTCGATCCGGCTCCCTCGCATAATGAGAGTTCTCGTTGTTGCAGAAGGACTTTGTGCATGCCCCGCTGGATCGCCGTTGCTGTCTCCTGATCTGGCTGACATGATGAGTGTGATGCGCTTTCAAAATCTTGCTGTGCTGTTTGTTTGTATAAGCGGCACCAAGCGCATTCCAACGGCAGCAATTTACAATCGATATAAACTGCGGCCTCGTGACATTGACCGTCAGAGTGTGGCCACGTTACCAAATGTAACAATGCGGGCCGGGGGGTCTGCACCAGAAAATAGCCAGCCAGTCGCTCGCCTCGTGCGGCGCACGCCAGCCAAACAAGACACATGATAATTGGGTTTGGTGTATGGCTGACGGGGCTAGGTATTCGCGCGCGCTGATTTTGGGCGCGTCGGTGGTTTCAATTGCGGCGATGATGCCGGAGAGCGGTTTCGCGCAGACGGCTGACCAGGCCGCGCAGGCCAAGCCGGTGAAACCCAGACAGGCAAAACGCAAGCCGGCCAAGCCACAGGCCGATCAGCAGCAGGCCAATTCCAGCGTGTGGAATGCGCGCGCGCAGGCGATCGTCGGCGTCCAGGCGCTCGACACCATCACGGCCGCGGCGTCCAAGACCGAAGAGCGCGCGGTCGATGCGCTCGCACCGGTCAGCGTCGTGACGTCGTCGCAGATCCAAAGTCGCCAGGCCAGCACGGTCGGCGATCTCATCTATAATGTGCCCGGCGTATGGGTTCAGAACCGCGGCGACGAGCCGTCAACGTCGATCAATATCCGCGGCTTGCAGGATTTCGGCCGCGTCGCCGTGGTCGTCGACGGCGCGCGGCAGAATTATCAGCGCACGGGTCACTTCGCCAACGGCTCGTTCTTCCTCAATCCCGAGCTGATCAGCGGCATCGACATCGTCCGTGGTCCGACCGCGAACATCTACGGCTCCGGCGCGATCGGCGGCGTGGCGTCGTTCCGCACCAAGGACATCGAGGACGTCGTGCGTGCCGGCGAGCGCTGGGGCGTCGACGTCAAGACCATCCTTGGCAGCAATTACGGACGCGCGCTTGGTTCGGCCTTCGGCGGTGTTCACGTCAATCCGAATGTGGATGTGTTCGCGGGCGGCACCTATTCGACGCAGGAGAGCTACAAAGACGGCACC
Protein-coding regions in this window:
- a CDS encoding mucoidy inhibitor MuiA family protein, translated to MRITARCLATTSLVLVTMAATSPSWAADVDATSAIDTVTVYPDGATVTRVIALDLASGDSTLVAKDFPLSLDPSSLRVEGEAGAKLAIGTIDARPPRAAQPANLPELDKRIEALKDQRADLQGDIDAANARRKFAQHFAEASPAGLGEKGEARPITEWRAAFTAVAEEIATADTAIRDATRKQREIDRQLAQLEAERSAKPPSKLEVRIDVAAAAATKATLRVTYAVRNARWLPVYDARLDTGAKDRKPQLELVRRAEVTQSTGEDWSNVSLGVSTVRVSRGGSAPELNSLVVRYPQLPKPLALGTASDMAMPAQPMTRQAQSPAMAKAAEPELRERADEQQANAEIGDFQAVYQISGRVSLGANEGAKSLLISSMTVTPDLAIRAAPVADPTAYLEASFKLAEDTNLLPGKVAIFRDGTFVGRSKFSTAARNDAIRLGFGADDKIKIERTVIRQNEGTAGVIASSKTDTRSFRTVVRNGHDFPIRIAIEDQLPVSENEDIGVEMLSSTTPPTTTNLRDKRGVLEWAFDAKPGEIKEIKFAWRIRWPKDKGIVMAPAG
- a CDS encoding response regulator transcription factor, yielding MPGNMLSKGEVFVIETDAASREQLSMALQQSAYDVICFADGASLLSEAKARMPACVLLEMPPDRSALDVLKRLREENCMAPVLVTSANGSIAMAVDAIKSGATDFIEKPFRTHDVVGRIDAAIDEFAQPGSNRQRWLPGCEPLTGREGDVLEHLAAGLTNKEIARRMHLSARTVEGYRAGILKKAGARNVTDLLRRIFGQGAPIQA
- a CDS encoding heme/hemin ABC transporter substrate-binding protein, whose product is MTFCRTLANLLLTGTIALASTAHAAGITVHDARNRDVAVADFARTVSIGGAITEILYALGLESRLVGVDTTSLYPAAALHDKPNVGYMRQISAEGVLGLNPTLILAIQGSGPRETMDLLETAKVPLVLVPETFSEEGLIEKIKLVGHAMGVDARAECLATAVSADLAQLRALRAKVTKPVRVMFVMSLLNGRAMVAGHKTAADEIIQLAGATNAVEDYDGYKNIGDEAIVAAKPDVVLSIERGKDSLQADAVYAHPGFALTPVAANKSFITMDGLYLLGFGPRTAAAARDLSVKLYPALADGGAFTSALSAAHCRQ
- a CDS encoding FecCD family ABC transporter permease; amino-acid sequence: MSVAIGTDSRSPRRAGAGRRFTSIAIPLLLVILAATAIVALTVGAAGIPLSRLPAALGLAANTTADAVTTRDQLVLWSIRIPRIAATAMVGGLLAAAGAIMQGLFRNPLADPALVGVSSGGAFAAASAIVFTDSRFGETLRFLQTELLPLAAFAGSLVTTAILYGISSRAGRTSIAIFLLAGVAITAITNAGIGLLVFIADDRQLRDITFWLLGSMSGATWTKAAVLAPILVIGLGACAYIARGLDLLVLGEADAFHGGVDVERLKRISIVMVSAMTGVAVSISGVIGFVGIVVPHLLRLVIGPAHRLLLPASVLLGAILMVGADTLARTIVAPAEMPIGILTAAVGAPVFLGILLRQRGLASL
- a CDS encoding hemin uptake protein HemP is translated as MSARSGDSNGDPAGHAQSPSATTRTLIMRGSRIDSRELFAAEREIIIAHGEDAYRLRLTSQNKLILTK
- a CDS encoding heme ABC transporter ATP-binding protein, whose translation is MSAVIEARGLSKRAGRATLLDGVGLSVEAGEMVAIIGPNGAGKSTLLRLLSGDLRPSEGEVHLKQRDISSYTPRELAARRAMLSQHINVTFPFTVEEIVLMGAGDRSLRDAVPLVDAALDEVGLAHFRERQLPTLSGGEQQRTHFARVLVQLACGEAEHGPGLLLLDEPTSSLDLRHQIDLVEAARRRAAGGTAVIAILHDLNLAIRFADRLIVLNGGRLAADGPRSKIVTRETIRDIFEIDAAVHQADDGVPYVLPQSMRAAAPQ